In Silene latifolia isolate original U9 population chromosome X, ASM4854445v1, whole genome shotgun sequence, the following proteins share a genomic window:
- the LOC141617387 gene encoding uncharacterized protein LOC141617387, translated as MWDPQSVVLDICDVTSQCIHTKVFDKARKTNFWFTVVYGFNKPVEREPLWSSVRSYHGNVNGPWLLCGDFNAVMGRDERIGGNPVTLADIRPLLQVVQDCNLGDLKAKGNFFTWTNKHEYGAKVYSKIDRALCNDDWMVQFSNSYVHFLPEGMFDHSPCLVRFDEVHQRKGSSFKYYNMWAMAAEFEDIMLQGWTMESRGTPMFGLVKKLRGLKGAFKQLEKVHFSDI; from the coding sequence ATGTGGGACCCTCAGTCTGTGGTTTTGGATATCTGTGATGTTACCAGTCAGTGTATCCATACTAAAGTGTTTGATAAAGCTAGGAAAACGAATTTTTGGTTCACTGTTGTCTATGGGTTTAACAAACCTGTGGAGAGAGAACCTCTTTGGAGTAGTGTTAGAAGTTATCATGGCAATGTTAATGGTCCTTGGCTTCTCTGTGGGGATTTTAATGCTGTCATGGGGAGAGATGAAAGAATTGGTGGGAACCCTGTCACCCTTGCTGATATCAGACCACTTTTGCAGGTGGTTCAAGACTGCAACCTGGGAGATTTGAAAGCTAAGGGGAATTTCTTTACTTGGACTAATAAGCATGAGTATGGTGCTAAGGTCTATAGTAAAATTGATAGGGCTTTATGCAATGATGACTGGATGGTTCAATTTTCTAATAGCTATGTTCATTTCTTGCCTGAAGGCATGTTTGATCATAGCCCTTGTCTAGTTAGATTTGATGAGGTGCACCAGAGAAAGGGCAGTAGTTTCAAGTACTACAATATGTGGGCTATGGCTGCAGAGTTTGAGGATATTATGCTACAAGGATGGACCATGGAGTCACGGGGGACTCCTATGTTCGGATTGGTTAAAAAGTTGAGGGGTTTGAAGGGTGCTTTCAAGCAGCTGGAAAAGGTACACTTCTCTGATATTTAG